From Streptomyces sp. GSL17-111, one genomic window encodes:
- the rpmF gene encoding 50S ribosomal protein L32 has protein sequence MAVPKRKTSRSNTRHRRAQWKASTPRLVPFTVDGSTYLVPQRLLKAYERGLLHPEG, from the coding sequence ATGGCCGTGCCCAAGCGGAAGACGTCCCGCAGCAACACCCGTCACCGCCGGGCGCAGTGGAAGGCGTCCACGCCCCGGCTCGTCCCCTTCACCGTGGACGGATCGACGTACCTCGTCCCGCAGCGACTGCTGAAGGCCTACGAACGCGGGCTCCTGCACCCCGAGGGCTGA
- a CDS encoding Type-2Aa cytolytic delta-endotoxin encodes MIDQPAAEKTTFTTLFEVAPAALGRAQGIADTFQHAIAPATVDYDFGEISRAASRIPHSTTVRNVRGWGLQETVPVSVVVLSLAEAVRQALAEPFTNARFWARAEEALTGAFVGLGTQEGTHLSFYEDTPERTSYYYNLLFALQDEETGDAVHAVALCVNVSVALDGERVRALSVEDTARFTVRLNAIALRQQPPAEA; translated from the coding sequence ATGATCGACCAGCCCGCCGCCGAGAAGACGACCTTCACCACCCTCTTCGAGGTGGCCCCGGCCGCCCTGGGCCGGGCGCAGGGCATCGCCGACACCTTCCAGCACGCCATCGCCCCGGCCACCGTGGACTACGACTTCGGTGAGATCAGCCGGGCGGCGAGCCGCATCCCCCACAGCACGACGGTGCGGAACGTGCGTGGCTGGGGCCTTCAGGAGACGGTCCCCGTCAGCGTCGTGGTCCTCTCGCTCGCGGAGGCCGTGCGCCAGGCCCTCGCGGAGCCGTTCACCAACGCCCGCTTCTGGGCGCGGGCCGAGGAGGCGCTCACCGGCGCCTTCGTCGGCCTGGGGACGCAGGAGGGCACCCATCTCTCCTTCTACGAGGACACCCCGGAGCGCACGAGTTACTACTACAACCTGCTGTTCGCACTCCAGGACGAGGAGACCGGTGACGCCGTCCACGCCGTCGCCCTGTGCGTCAACGTCAGCGTCGCACTGGACGGGGAGCGGGTCCGCGCCCTGAGCGTCGAGGACACCGCGCGGTTCACCGTCCGCCTCAACGCGATCGCCCTCCGGCAGCAGCCACCCGCCGAGGCCTGA